A window of the Brumimicrobium sp. genome harbors these coding sequences:
- a CDS encoding RNA methyltransferase: MISKERIKYIRTLHQKKFRDQHHQFIIEGAKLLEEALMYAPQSIQQIYSTEELPFKSGLPINIISEKELSQISMLQHPQKIIAVCDYLPIHQKRPDFYVVLDTIQDPGNLGTILRLCSWFGVFYILSSKESVDIYNPKVVQASMGAIFNVQIEYCDLKEELKQITLPIYGALLEGENIYTVPKERKGVLVMGNEGNGIHTDLLSFISHPITIPKFGKGESLNVAMATAILLSEFSRK; this comes from the coding sequence ATGATTTCGAAAGAAAGAATTAAATACATACGTACGCTGCATCAGAAAAAATTTCGGGATCAACACCATCAATTTATTATTGAAGGAGCAAAATTATTGGAAGAAGCACTTATGTATGCGCCGCAAAGCATTCAACAAATATATTCCACTGAGGAACTCCCTTTTAAAAGTGGATTGCCTATCAATATCATCAGTGAAAAAGAACTCTCTCAAATTTCAATGTTACAACATCCTCAGAAGATAATTGCAGTCTGCGATTACTTGCCTATTCATCAGAAACGCCCTGATTTTTATGTCGTTTTAGATACTATTCAAGATCCGGGGAACTTAGGAACGATACTTAGACTATGTTCTTGGTTTGGAGTGTTTTATATATTGTCATCTAAAGAATCTGTTGATATATATAATCCAAAAGTTGTACAAGCATCTATGGGTGCAATTTTTAATGTTCAGATAGAATATTGTGATTTAAAAGAAGAATTAAAGCAAATAACATTGCCTATATATGGTGCACTTTTAGAAGGTGAAAATATTTATACTGTTCCAAAAGAAAGAAAAGGGGTATTAGTGATGGGGAATGAGGGAAATGGAATACATACAGATTTGCTTTCCTTCATATCACATCCTATAACGATTCCTAAATTTGGAAAAGGAGAATCTTTAAATGTGGCAATGGCAACAGCCATCCTTTTATCTGAGTTTTCTAGGAAATAG
- a CDS encoding PorT family protein has product MIKKGLYIFVVFILGSNLLYSQKNPKTLNYSKFDNKWVHFGFMLGANTADFTTRYKPNMLDKYNTYSITNKMQPGFDLGLISSVKLGTPILRLRFIPSLSFIERVLTYTYLSDEPDKKFETKDERIGSTNLDFPLLLQFRTLRYNNFTAYVVAGAQYTLDLQSKEKSAQKFSDPFLKLYKNDFQGQVGAGVEFFLVFFKFGIELKFSHGFKNNLFQDNTRISTPIDKLYNRVWWISFTFEG; this is encoded by the coding sequence ATGATAAAAAAAGGTTTATACATATTTGTTGTCTTTATCTTAGGGTCTAATCTTCTTTATTCCCAAAAAAACCCTAAAACTTTAAACTATAGTAAATTCGATAATAAATGGGTTCACTTTGGTTTTATGTTAGGTGCCAATACAGCAGATTTTACGACAAGATATAAGCCTAATATGTTGGACAAATATAACACCTACTCAATCACTAATAAAATGCAACCAGGCTTTGATTTAGGATTAATTAGTTCCGTTAAATTGGGGACTCCCATTTTACGTCTTCGTTTTATCCCTTCTTTATCATTTATAGAGCGTGTCCTGACCTATACATATCTATCAGACGAACCTGATAAAAAATTTGAAACAAAAGACGAACGAATTGGATCAACAAATCTAGATTTCCCTTTACTACTCCAATTTAGAACGTTGCGTTACAACAATTTTACAGCATACGTTGTCGCTGGAGCCCAATACACACTAGATTTACAGTCTAAAGAGAAATCCGCGCAAAAATTTTCTGACCCATTCCTGAAACTTTATAAAAATGATTTCCAAGGTCAAGTAGGAGCTGGTGTAGAGTTCTTCTTGGTTTTCTTTAAATTTGGAATAGAATTAAAATTCTCTCATGGCTTTAAAAATAATCTTTTTCAAGATAACACGCGTATTTCTACTCCTATCGACAAACTCTATAATCGAGTTTGGTGGATATCGTTCACTTTTGAAGGATAA
- the ubiE gene encoding bifunctional demethylmenaquinone methyltransferase/2-methoxy-6-polyprenyl-1,4-benzoquinol methylase UbiE, translating to MSEEISIKPYNQGNKAKKEEVSEMFNNISKKYDFLNHFLSLGIDKLWRKKAIRILKQSQPKNIIDLATGTGDFAIASLKLNPKKIIGVDISDGMLEVGRQKIKKLKQENIISMIHGDSENLPFENDEFDALTVGFGVRNYEHLEKGLAEMLRVVKPNGTLVILEFSKPKRFPLKQLFGIYSKYMIPFFGKLFSKDNAAYTYLPESVAIFPEGKDFLNILEKVGYRNTKAIPVSGGIATIYVGIK from the coding sequence ATGAGTGAAGAAATTAGTATAAAACCTTATAACCAAGGGAACAAAGCCAAAAAAGAGGAGGTGTCAGAAATGTTCAATAACATTTCAAAAAAATATGACTTTTTAAATCATTTTCTGTCACTTGGTATCGATAAACTATGGCGAAAAAAGGCTATACGTATTTTAAAGCAATCTCAACCTAAAAATATTATTGATTTAGCTACGGGAACTGGTGATTTTGCTATAGCTTCTTTAAAATTAAACCCTAAAAAGATTATAGGAGTTGACATCTCTGACGGAATGCTTGAAGTTGGAAGGCAGAAAATAAAGAAGTTGAAGCAAGAAAATATCATATCTATGATACATGGGGATTCTGAGAATTTACCATTCGAAAATGACGAGTTCGATGCGCTAACAGTTGGATTTGGCGTTCGTAATTACGAGCATTTAGAAAAAGGATTAGCTGAAATGTTACGGGTAGTTAAACCAAATGGAACCTTAGTTATTCTAGAATTTTCTAAACCAAAAAGATTCCCTCTAAAACAATTATTCGGTATCTATTCAAAGTATATGATTCCATTTTTTGGAAAGTTATTTTCTAAAGATAACGCTGCATATACATACTTACCCGAATCTGTCGCAATATTCCCAGAAGGAAAAGATTTCCTGAATATATTGGAAAAGGTTGGATACCGTAATACAAAGGCAATCCCTGTTTCTGGTGGCATTGCAACAATTTATGTAGGAATAAAATAA